The following is a genomic window from Canis lupus familiaris isolate Mischka breed German Shepherd chromosome 10, alternate assembly UU_Cfam_GSD_1.0, whole genome shotgun sequence.
AACCAGTCAGGTCATCATCCAGTCAATTCTTGGCAATCCACTAGCAAATATTACTTTGGAAATGACTATTTCAGATTCCTGGGTATTTAAAGGCAAGTTGGTGGAAGCAGGAGTATCTTGGGCTGAATCCCTACAAGTAGAAGCTATGCATAGCTAGAAGGAtccatttttttggtttcctaagTATCCAGAGGAAAGCACAGCATTAGAGGTGACAGCTTTGACTTTGGCACAGCCTTTATGTGGCCTCATGATGATAGCAACCCTGTAGACCAGTTCTCTACTATTCTGAAGACATTTTCTGGAGACCCGGCCTAGTTTCTGCTCCTAGTCTCTTCTAAAAATTTTGGAAGTACCTAATCCCCTGTATTAAATTCCTTATTGCTTTGATTATCTAGGGTGGTTTCTGTTCCCTGCACTGAATCCTGACTAACAATCTAACTGGTCCCAGTAatagctttcatttctttcaacagaAGCTTTGCAATGCAGAGTGCTCCTTGCTTCCCAGATATTCTGCGCTTTCTTCATGTCTCCACTTTTCTTCTGCATCTCTACCTTGTTTCCCTCTTTCCTGGAATTACCCCAGTAATCCCAAATCTCCTACTTGAAACTACATTTTTAGAAAGCTCCTTTGTCCACataaacaagttttattttgcaACTTTTGGCAAAAGCAACCCACAACAGTAAAATAAGGattaggagggatccctgggtggcgcagtggtttagcgcctgcctttggcccagggcgtgatcctggagacccgggatcgaatcccatgttgggctcccggtgcatggagcctgcttctccctcggcctatgtctctgcctctctctctctctctctgtctctctctgtgactatcataaataaattttttaaaaaatttaaaaaaggattagGAAAGTTTGCATACATATACACGCAACCTAGCCAAGATTTCATAAATCATTTCCAGATTTCCATACAAGTTACTTGGAGATCTTTTTCCTCAGGACTTTGTGGGGCTTTTCCATATCTATTTAATGCCTCTTACTTCTGGTAAAAGAAATTTCTATAGCCCCAAGTTCAACATATAAATAGCATGAAGCTAAGTTCTATTACCCTTGGGGAATACAAGATTTTGAATCAAAAGAAGCCCCCTTAGACCAAAATATGTAATtgcttcaatatttaaaaattttaagcaatgCTGGATTCCAGTACCTTTTAATGTGAGTTAGGGCATGGTCTCCAATCTTACACTTAGGTCATATATCTCAAAGCTTGGCATACCAAGCTTTTATACCATCTTGTTcaataattttagtttatctgagaAATTATACAACTTAAGTAAAAGCCAACAACAtagagcacctgggaggctcagtccattaaatgtctaactcttgatttgggctcaggtcatgatctcaggatcatgagatgcaGTCCCttgtcaagctccacactcatcgggaagtctgcttggactctctctctgtcttcctttgcccttctacccctgctcactctctttccctaaaataaataaatcttcaaaaaaaaaaaaagagagatcagcAACATATAAATACTGTAATTCTAAAGCTACTGAGATCACCATGGATTCAATGGGAAGTCTAGAAACATGTTCCTCCACTGAGTCTTCTCTGAAGTGGTTTTTTCGTTGCTCAGCCTTCTCTGCACACTGTGAGTGTCTGCATGTGTCGGTAGAAACCTTCCTGTAAGGAACGTAACTTTAACTCAGTTTTGCTAAAGGCTGATACACGTgctataaaaacaaagcaaaataggggtgcctgagtggagCAAtgcatcagattcttggttttggttcaggtcgagatctctgggtcatgagaataagctccaagtcaggctccaagctcagcacagtctctctctccctctgcccctccccaatgctctctctctctctctctctctctaaataaatctttaaaataataaaaaatagaaaaaggaccATGAATAGCTTCAGGGTCTTATGCAAATTTTTGCAAAATAGCTCaagttttttttaactacttCTTTATTGAACactaaggtttattttttttaaactatttgagagagagagagagagagaaagaaagcacaagcagggaaaggaggaaggagagggaaaaaaggagaagtagactcctcactgagcagggaatccgacctggacacagggctctatcccaggaccctgggatcatgacctgaaccaaagactgacacttaacctactgagccacccaggcgcccccaaaactGAAGTTTAAGTGTGCGTCCAAAGAGCCAAACTGGCAAGCAATTTGAGTAGATACAAAGATCTATATACTCAAAATTGTCTCGATCTTCTGATGCTGACACACTGCCAAAGGAAAACCCTGAGTACTCCaactctctcttttcttaaactGAGTTCATTCTTAGAAGGCAGCTTAATCATGGCAGCTCCAGTGGCCATCTTTCCAACCTCTACACATGGCCAGtatatttgtttcctattattgctgtaacaaattaccacaaatttagtgacttaaaactacaccccctttaaaaaaatattttatttatttattcatgagagatacacagagagagggagagacacaggcagagggagaagcaggctccccatagggagcccaatacaggacttgatcccaggaccccaggaccatgacctgagccaaaggcagacgcttaaccagtgagccacccaggtgccccaagacaacacccttttattatctcacagttagGAGGCTAGAATTCCAGGGGCACGCAGATGAATCCTTAGGTTAAAATCCCATCAAGATGCTGTCTGGCCTGGACTCTTCTGGAGACAGTGAGGGAGAATCCATGTCCAGGCTCATTCAGGTTGCTGACACAATCGTCCACATTTCCTTACTCGCTGCCAGCCAGCGGTCATTCGCAGCTTCTAGGGGGTGCCTACTGTCTTTGACTTGTGCCCTctccttcaaagccagcaacagtgCTCCACATCCTTCTAGAATTTCAAATCAACCTAACTTCTCTTGCATCTCAGACTTCCTCTTATGCCTTCTTCTGAATAAAGGGCTCATGAGTTTGTGTCGGATCTACCTAGAAAATCCAAGAATCTCCCTTTTTTAACATCAAATGATTAGtaaccttaattatatctgcaaagttTCCTTATACcatgtaaggtaatatattcatAGTCCCAGGGATTAGGGGCTATGAATCTTCTTAGGAGCCATAATGCTATCAACTACAATCACACATGTTTGAAATTAAAGCTTTCCAGCTGGAGTACCTATTTCTTATAGCATCCAaagacctggggcgggggggcgggggatatCTCTATTCACAAATGTCCACTTCAAATCCCTGAAAGACAATACTTACTTGTTAAATCTTATAATCATTGCCAAGCAGTAAATGTATTTATACTCTCCTATCCAATGTCTTTTATCAGAAAATGTGGAAActtgagcagcccgggtggctcagcggtttagcgccgccttcagcccagagcatgatcctggagacctgggatggggtcccacgtcgggctccctgcatggagcctgcttctccctctgcctgtgtctctgcctctctctttctgtgtctctcatgaataaataaataaataattttttaaaagaaaagaaaatatggaaactaGTTTGGCCACATGCAAATTATTATTACAAGGTCATTACTCTGGATAAGGCATTAAGTGTGTTTGACAGTGTGCAACTATGTGTGACAATCAGAATAATGtgaatttttgtgtctgtgtgtatatatgtgtgtatatttttttttcttcatccattcatctgttgatgactGCTTAGTTTGTTTCCATGCCTTGGCTAATGTCagtaatgctacagtgaacatgggggtgcagatatctttttgagttagtgattttgtttcctttggataaatgccaGACCATATGGTggttcaagttttaattttttgaggaacctccatactgttttctatagtagCTATTCCAatttacagtcccaccaacagtatgCAAtaatatagtggaatattattccaccataaaaaagaaggaaatcctgtcattcacaacaacatagatgaactttgaGGGCATTctacaaagtgaaataaatcagacggagaaagacaaatactatatgacctcacttatatgtggaatctaaaaaaaaaaaaaaaaaaaacaacaacaacaaaaaaaaaaggagctcattgatatagagaacagattagtggttgccagagacagAGGGTAGGAGCTGGGGTagatgggtgaaggtggtcaaaagatacaaatttctggggtgcctgggtggctcagtcggttaagtgtctgccttcagctcatgtcatgattcaGGGCTCCTGGatttgaggcccacatcaggctctctgctcagtggggagtctgcttctccctctcccactgcctaccactctgcctacttgtactttctctctttctttccatcaaataaataaaatcttaaaaaaaaagatataaacttcCAGATAGATAAGTCCtagagatgtaatgtacagcatggtgactatagtctgtgtttgtatatttgaaagttgccaagaaagtagatcttaaaaattctcaccataggaaaaaaaatgcataactaCATgcagtgatggatgttaactaaacttattcaggtaatcattttgcaatacatacatgTACCAAgccattatgttgtacacctaaaacttgtacgttatatgtcaattaaatctcaatgttttaaaacttctttaaagtatatttcatttcttcctcagaaaaatcattgattttgTTCCTCATTCAAGTCATCTCACTGCCAACAAAAGAGGAGTTTAGAAGTTTACAAATCtcctcaagaaacaaacaaaaaaaaagaaacaaaataaaatttaattggaaaaaCTTTTAATAcctcaagatccatctatatCCTAATGCGAAACAGGTGGTTATCAACAGTTCTTCCTAAGAAGGCAGCATAAACAGAATAAATCCTGCAGAAgattttacctttcattttcttcctgtgagGAATTCCAATGCGAATCACTCTTCCACAGCAAGTTCCCTTTGTTCTAGTGGCTTTTTGCACACATGATTgcacaaaacatatttttagtaaaaCATACATAATATGTGTTTTGAGTACAAGAGGTAATGTCAGCTATTACTCATGGACCGAAAGCCCACATAATGTTGGCTGAATGCAGTTAAAAGTATTCATAGTAATAgaatcacagatatttttttccctaaaagggATTATGGTTCAAAAACCTTATAAACCAGATAATCCTACAAGCTTACATTTTCTGTTACTTAACTCTAATTCCAAACTATCTAAATACaagtattctttattctttagttGAACTATTATAACCAATCTCTTAAAACGTAGtttgtattggggcacctggctggctcagtcgatagaGCATACGACTCTTCACCTCAGAATTGTGATTTCCAGTCCTATGTTGggttcaagttttaattttaagagatagcttaaaaataaaatcttttttaaaaaaggaatttgtgcTTCCCAATAATTGCTACTGACATTCTTTGTAACTTCATAGGTGAGGCAGAAAAGTATAGTGCTTATTGTCTATTCTATTTTCATATGACCTATTCGTATTGTTTCTGTTTGGTAATTTGAGGATATTTCAAAAGGCAGATACCATCTACTTCATAGCACAGCACTCTGCACACTGTGGTTGCCCAATAAAGATTTTTGCATACTCCACCAATAAAATTCATGGAGGCTCAATAGAGCATACACCAAAGTAGAGAACAGCCCAGTTCTACTTCTTGCCAGTGAGTAATCAACCTGATTCACTATGTTcagttcttttctgttctgttatAGGTGCCAcatcttttaaatcaattttattcaGGTACAATTTAATGTGattaaatgcattcattttaagTGTTGATGAggtttgacaaatgcatacaacGAGGCATGATCCACCAGCATAAtcaaaatatatgtacatgtacgGGGGTGGAGGTTAAAAGAGGATGCCGCACATGAAGCATGTTTTTATCAAGCATAGAAACCTTTTATAAAGGGTGGTAAGCCTGCCTGAACTCTTTGCCCCAAATTAAATCATTATCTTTCTGATACTGGACAGGGAGCAGCCCTGCTTTTGTTCCAGAAGAAGACACTATTTCCATCTTCCAAAGCTGTTTGCTTGAAACAAAGTCCAGAGCAAAGATGGCCAATGCCTTTGCTCACAAGACATGACATAAAAATGTGAGATATGAATGGACAACTGtattataaaagacaaagaaagaattttatatacattccAAAGAGCATAAGTTACTTTTTAGAGGTAAGTGGTGCCTAAATTAAACTTGTTCATGCACATAGAATAGAATTGATCTGAGACCAGAAAACAGCAAAACAGCATAGCACAGCACTGTTTATGTATTTGAAGGATGAGAAAAATTCTAGATAATGATTTGGGAAATAATTACTGGAAATCCTTACTTCCATGAGCAAATTCAGACTAGATATTGTCTCAGATTTACTCACCAGTAGGgggcccctctctgtctctgacttttgcaaagaataacaataaaattgCCCTAAAAGTTTTTGAGATTCAAGCTTGATTCTAAATTGCCTTTATTCTGGGTTTTAAGCAAGACTGGACATATTCTGAGGCCTGATGGAAATAAGACTAAAGAGATCTATTTAGGATGAAAAATGAGTAGAGAATAGGGAGCTATGGAAAAGTAGCATTTGTGACAATATTTTGTAGAGTCAATGGGTACCATGCCAGCACTACTGGCAGTGACAAAAGGCCCTTGGCACAGATATTAGCACAACTTATATCAATACAGCAGGGCAGTATCAGTGTAGACATCTCTCAGAACCACTAGTAATGGCCTTACCTAGGTGCTGCACACAGAAGTTATGATCAGCAAAACAGTGAAAGAGAAGGCAAATAAATATCATAGCACATCACACGAAAACCACTTTTCAGATACGTGTCTATGCAGAGTGGATGGTGGCAAAGCCAGAGaaatccttcttctttttaaagtgttgTATTATTCAGTTTTTCCCCCAGATTGGAGTAATCTTGGAAACATGGTTTccttataaaagaaacatttctgaaTGCAAATATCTTTCATCACAAATCTAGCATTTACTCTGTTGCATTTTCCCCCAAGCAAACGCTACCAATTCACAGATAcagaaatatgtcatttttatgcataatacaatttttaatgacTGTGATCATTTATATTGGTATATATCAGAAATCTCTTAATACAAAAACTGTTGCGTTCATATAGTTAAAATTCTATCTGCAGCTCCCTcgtctgttcattttctttaattgcagtttcctttctgccttttagaataatttatcttGACAGTATTGggttatttcaaaattttcaaggGATTTTCTTTGGACAATTCCGTTTCTGTTacctaacatttttttatttttgctaactTAAGCAGCTACAGCGTCAGAGCAAAGAACACAAAATCTATTACAAAGATTATTTAAATCCCTTTCATGagggcacctgtggctcagtcagttaagcatctgccttcttctcaggtcctgaccccagggtcctggtatcaagccccatgtggggctcccttgctcagtagggagtctgcttctccccctccatcttcccctccccactgcttatgctctctttcactctctctctctcttactcaaatagataaaatcttttataaataaataaataaataaataaataaataaataaataaataaataattcctttcatcaacatttattttaatcacaAGACACATTTCAAGCCtgtaatatttttagtttaaactGAAAAATTGGCCCCAATCATTCAGATGCTGTATTTTTAGGCTGACTGTGTTACATATCTTGCACATAGTTCCACAACTGTATATACTTGTGGGATGAATTACACCACCAACTGTTGATCAAAACTTTCTCATAGTCAACGTTAAGGCAGTAAGCAAGGATAGTCCTGTGGGAGACTGTTGAGTTGGCTATGTTTGTATtatcacagtgtctggcacatgacTTGTCATCTTGCCACAAGAAAAGTCCATTTGAGCATGAACTCATTTTGCTCACACCTGGTACCCTCACTAAAAATAGTGCTGAGCACTTAGTCATTGGGCAACACTTactggttgaatgaataaatgagtgctTAACACTATCCACCAGATTCCTGCTGCCTGCAGGATACAGATAAAACTCTTCATTGTTGAATACTTTGTTTTCAAGGGCGTCTCTACctgtatctctttttctttttttaagttcgtAGTTTATTAATCCTCTCATGAAAAATCTGCACAATCACCACAGATAAAGCCACTGCAGAATCTTTACTCCTTCTGTTGTCCAATCTCCAGCTCTTCTTTTCACCAGCACCAACTTGGCTTTTGCAGTACCCCCTGACTCTCTTCATTCTGTTCTTGCATTCCTTTCACTGTTTTCttgatgtctttttcttctcatacagGCCATGTCTTGCAAATCTAtatttgggttcatttttctttacataatCCAAGGAATCATAAATCATGCCAAAGCCAGTTGTCTTGCCACCACCAAAATGGGTTCTGAATCCAAATACAAATATAACATCTGGTGTGGTCTTATACATTTTGGCTAGTTTTTCCCGAATTTCTGTCTTAGGTAATGTTGCCTTCCTGGGACAAAGAACATCAATAACCATCTGTTCTTACTAAAGTAGTTGGTTGGTCATGGACTTCCTGGTCTGGATAGTTACTGAGTCGTTCATGATGGCGGCTGAGCTTCAAGCAGCCAGAGAGGAAAAGAGTCTACCTGTATCTCTTAAGAAGACTGCTAATCCCTGTCCTTCGGAAGCATAACTGCTTTGCCCCAGCACAGTTCTTGGATATTCCAGAAGACATTTACAAACAATCTCTTGCTTGAAAACCAAAATTAACAAATCACCACATTGTGGATAGTTTTACTAGATTCATTCTCTGAAGGCAAACAAATTCCCAAGCTCTTGTCAGATACTTCTCCAAACATAATTGTATCAGTTAGCAGAAGCCAAGTAATGCTGAGGTAACAAACAATCCTAAACTCTTAGTGGCCAATAACACCTGACGTTAGTTTTTCTCACAGCAGTATATGTCCCCAGCTGATCGACAGTGGAGCTATGCATAATAGTCACCCTCAGTCCAGCAGCACCCAGGATGAGGGCAAAGGAACCATCGAGAACATGCCAGTCACAGTGACAGCAGAGAGAAAATGGTCTCCTAAGCTTCTGCCTAAACGTACTGCACAATGCTTCTGCTCAAAGTTTTATTAGCCAAAGCAAATTCTATTCACACCTCAAGTCATTCAACAGGCCAAGAATATATATTCTCCTCTGAGGAAGGAATACAAATATTGGTAAACAATAATACCTTCTACCACTGCCATGTACTGAAAAATAGAATGTAGAATGTCAAATCATTCAAAGGCATCTGAGTCTAAACCCAGTTATTCTCACAAAAActaggaagaaaaagagcaaaacacatcatatgattttgtttttacctgGATAACTAGAAATACAggctaaaaactttttttcactaaaaacaaaacttgtaacaactattataaaattaaaacaggtACAGAATTTCTTCCTGACCATTGgaaacaataaaagcaaattaaagaaaatctatataGCGAAGAtcaaacacagaagaaagaacaaggttgcacaaaagataaaaagcaagacaGCAGAAGACTACACATAGCAATTACAACCACATGAACGAAAGCCTTAGAGTCCCATGATAAAAGGCAAATACTAGCTAAAAAATACAAACCAACTATGTGCTGCTTGATAGGCAAACCTAAggtaaagttaaattaaaaagataaaaataaatgggtgATTTAAGTTGTAAACCCAAACAAAAAGACGAAACAGAAATGGCTGTAGCCAGTGATTTCTACCTGTGTTATATTGGAGGACGTGAGGGCAAAGTTTGGACATGAGTTTCTGGACAGAAAGGTTAGCTATGCCAACAACAGCAGTTACAAAGATGGTGTCATGATTAGAAAGAAGGCTTGTATGCACAAGAATGTAATGGAGGAACTGAAGAGAAGTATTGATGGCAGCAAAATTACAAAAGAAGATGAAGCTTTGTTACTCCCTCTGACAGAGTTGGCCAGAGGAGCTTGAAATTGTAATCAGAGATGAACACATTTGTTTTACCACATCAAAAACAGGTCCTCTTATTGATGTAAATCAGTCCAAGGGTTCTGAAGGCCTTCAAGCATTTTAGTatttaggggcaactgggtggctcagttggttaagccttcaactcttggtttcagcacaggtcatgatctcagggtcatgagacagagcctaCATTGAGCTCTGCATTCACTGGGGAGTCAGctgaagactctctccctctggccctccccttgctcatgctctctttaacatcaataatttttttaaaaacaaaaacccataaaaGATATGCAAATTTTATGggtaaaattataaagctttgTGGGAAGACATTAAGTTGAACCTAAATGGTATCTTACTATATACATTTCCTTTTGTGCTTCATTTTTGTCCCTCAATATTATGTTTTTCACATTTGTCCATTGACAGGTATATATCAGGAGCTGTGTCCCAGAGCATATCACGCATGGCCACAAGGGGACAAACACTGCAGCATTGCCTG
Proteins encoded in this region:
- the LOC119876697 gene encoding 40S ribosomal protein S24-like, whose protein sequence is MVIDVLCPRKATLPKTEIREKLAKMYKTTPDVIFVFGFRTHFGGGKTTGFGMIYDSLDYVKKNEPKYRFARHGLYEKKKTSRKQ